A region of the Pseudarthrobacter sp. MM222 genome:
ATGAGACTCGTATCCTCCTCGATGAGTTCCAGAGAGCCGTGGAAAAATTCGGCGCCGTGGACGCGCGTGGTCCGAAGCCACTGCATCTCTTCGAGGATGCACATGGAATAGAGGTAGGTGAAGCCCCACAGGTTCCCGGCGCCGACGAGGAAATGGTAGTCAACGTCCTTGTTCCTTTCGGCGAAGGCTTCCGCTGCCGGCTCGGCCTGGCGGGCCACGTCAACGAGGGTTTCGGGGATGGTCTGCAACTCCGCGGCAAACTCTTCATAGCCGTCAAACTCGCCGCGCGCGGCGAGCAGACGGGTGCTCAGGAGCAGCAGGGGGATGTCGAATGGCCAGGTCTTTGGCTCGGTGACCATGACGACGTCCAGTGCCTTGGCAAAGGGGCTGTCCCCGAATCCCGTGAAGCCGACCGTGTACGCGCCTTTGGCCTTGGCGAAGTCGATGGCTTCGATGATGTCCTCCGTTGTTCCGGAAACGGAAGCGAAAACGGCGATGGAACCGGGCCCGAAAGTGGGGTCTGCCGTCAGCATGAGTTCCTTGCCGATGGCCGCGCGGACGGTCAACGTGGATTGCGAGCGGATGAAGTGCTCGTACGGGAGCATCGCCGCGTATGTGCCACCGGCACCGACCAGGAAGAGATTCTCGAAGCCTCGCTCCTGAATGGAGTCTACGAACTGTTCAATTTGCTCCTGCAGCGCGAGTGCGCTGCGCGTCTGGGTGAGGAATTCCTCTTCTTTAAAGCCAAGCACGAGCGGTCCTTTCGTCATTTGATCTGCCGGCAGTGAAACTACCTGATACCGGTATCACTGCTGCTCATTATCGTGCCATGTGACGCGCAGGGCGTCAATAGTGCCTCATTTGAACTGCGCATGGTGAAATCCGTCCAGCACCCATCAGGGGCAGATCACCTACTCAAGGCGGAGCCGCCGGAGACGTGTCCCACTTCATCGATGAGGTTCAAATGCTCAAAAACCCGCTGGCCCCCCCGTAGGGCCGGGAGCATTTCAGCTGCGTTGTTATCCGCGTGCCGGGGGAGTGATGGCCCCGCAACTTCGTCTCTTCCTCGAAACGGCGAATCCGTAACCTGAGCGGCGTGCTGCATATCAGTGAAACAGTCCATGCTGTGTCGGCACGGGCCGGCTGAGGGACAGAGCGGGAATCGTGGCGCTTACCAGCCGTCAACTCCTATTCTTGGAAATCTCCAACCCAGAACATTCGTTGGTCTTCCCATCAACTCGATACAGGCCCTTGCTCTGGGGAAGAAAACGACGGGAGAGACGCTAACTGCAAGACTTTCGACGCCTTGGAAGTTATTACCGATATGGGGCACGCGGAAGGCTACGAGATCGTCCGTATGTTCAGGGCGATGCGGATCGACCAAGAAAGGGCCAGTGCCTTGCGTTCGCGGCGTGGGACCTAAGAGTATAAATGAGGGCCACCGTCGGCACGAGCCATCCACTATGGGTCGCGCTCCCATCGGACCAGCTCTCCGCCAGGTCGCGGCCAAGGACTGCACCCCCATGCAGGCGGCTGTATCCTGCGTCTACCGCCGCCGTAATTGGGTCCCGATGTTCTACGGCTGCGGTAGGTGGCCCGCTCTACGAATCGGGGAAGGAGCGGGCCGCCGCCCAAAACGGAGGCGTGGAACTCTGCCAGGCGCAAAAGGGCAGGTGCACGGACTATGGCTAACTAGCCATCTACGAAGTCTCCGCCAGCAGCTATGGCTGACGGGGCCTGAGGAAACCGGGCATGACGCTGGAGGACGGCATCCGCCCCAGCCCGCAGGGAACCGCGCTGACAAAGGACATGTGGATGCTCGGCATCGCCGTCCTTCCGGGCGCGGCCTGACGCCGTCCCCGGAAACGATAAGAGGTTGGATCAGCGGCGAACCCACGTGCCGGGCGCGCGGTGTCGTGCCGTCAGGGGAGGCATCGCTGGCAGGGCGCAACCGTTGGGGCCAGATTAAACTCTCCGCCTCCGGGGACAGACAGGCCCGTCGCGTTGTACTGTGTCATCACGGTCCTCCGCTCGCCTGGCCCGGGAACTCGGCAGAGGAGTGGGCGACCGCATGCGGGTTCCGGGCTCAGCCGGAACCCGGAACAAAGGAATAGCCAATGTCGATGAAGCCGTCGTCCTCTCCCGGGCGCCCTCAGAGCACAGACACAACCGACCAGGACCCTGGCCTGCTGCGTGGCGGCGGTCAGCCGTCGGGGATACGTCGGCAGGCCGCCTGGATCATAGAGCGGGTGCTTGCCGACGCGGCGCCCGAGCAGGCGGGTGCCAAGAGATTGCTGCTTGAACATCTGGCCGCCTATCCGGGACAGCCGGAGATCGCGCTGGCGGAACATCTGATGGCGCTCAGGTTCCTCACGGGTGTTCCCGACGAAGTTGAGAGCACGACGATAGTGCCTCACACACGTGCCCCGGAATCCCGGGAAAGCATGCGTTTGCGAATCGGGAAGGTCCTGGAAGGCCGTATGCTGGTCACCGCCTACCAGCCGATCCGTGAATTTTCCACCGGGACCGTTGTTGGGGTCGAAGCGTTCACGCGGTTCGTCAGCGACGGGGGCGACACCCCCGGGGAGTGGTTCGCCGCAGCTGCCGCGGCGCGGCTGGGAAGTGAGCTTGAGTTCGCGGCGCTGGAGTGTGCCCTGGCCTCCGCCCAGCAACTGCCGGCGCACCTGTACGTGGCACTGAAATTGTCGCCTGCCACCTGCCTGGACCCGCTTCTGCCGGGAGTGCTTGAGGAATTGATGCCTGCCCTGGACCGTGTGGTCCTCGAACTGACCGAGACCCTGACGCCGGAGCAGCCGGCCGCTCTGGTCGCGGCATTGGCCCCGCTACGCCGTCGCGGAGTGCGTCTCGCGATTGGCCGTGTTGGCTCGTACTGCGGTTCAATCCGCCACATCAGGCAGCTCAGACCCGACATCCTTAAACTCGACCGCGACCTCGTCGCCGGAATCGATACGGATGCTTTCCGGCACGCCTTTGGCGAGGCCGTGACTGGGTTTGCCAAAGATCTCGGAGCGGTGCTCATCGCGGAAGGGATAGAGACCCGTGATGAACTGGCGGCGGTCGCTGGCCTCGGCGTGAGTGCCGGTCAGGGCTACTACCTTGGCCGGCCCAGCGTCCGGCCCCGGGACTGGGCGGGATGGAACGATCCGGTCCGGGAATTCCGGCCCTTGGCTTGGGCTGACGGCTCCGGTCCTTTCTGACCGAAAGTATGGGGCTGGCATGGAGAGGCTCATGAACCGGCCAAAGCGTT
Encoded here:
- a CDS encoding SIS domain-containing protein, whose amino-acid sequence is MLGFKEEEFLTQTRSALALQEQIEQFVDSIQERGFENLFLVGAGGTYAAMLPYEHFIRSQSTLTVRAAIGKELMLTADPTFGPGSIAVFASVSGTTEDIIEAIDFAKAKGAYTVGFTGFGDSPFAKALDVVMVTEPKTWPFDIPLLLLSTRLLAARGEFDGYEEFAAELQTIPETLVDVARQAEPAAEAFAERNKDVDYHFLVGAGNLWGFTYLYSMCILEEMQWLRTTRVHGAEFFHGSLELIEEDTSLMLFLGEDESRPLMERVVKFAENYNKNTTLLDTKDYELAGISPRFRGLLAPLVLDTVVDRISKHLERVRNHSLDLRRYYRVVEY
- a CDS encoding EAL domain-containing protein, whose product is MSMKPSSSPGRPQSTDTTDQDPGLLRGGGQPSGIRRQAAWIIERVLADAAPEQAGAKRLLLEHLAAYPGQPEIALAEHLMALRFLTGVPDEVESTTIVPHTRAPESRESMRLRIGKVLEGRMLVTAYQPIREFSTGTVVGVEAFTRFVSDGGDTPGEWFAAAAAARLGSELEFAALECALASAQQLPAHLYVALKLSPATCLDPLLPGVLEELMPALDRVVLELTETLTPEQPAALVAALAPLRRRGVRLAIGRVGSYCGSIRHIRQLRPDILKLDRDLVAGIDTDAFRHAFGEAVTGFAKDLGAVLIAEGIETRDELAAVAGLGVSAGQGYYLGRPSVRPRDWAGWNDPVREFRPLAWADGSGPF